A region of the Leptospirillum ferriphilum genome:
TCCTGTCCGAAGTGCCAAGGAACGTCGTTAACACGTGAAAAAGACATCCTGGATGTCTGGTTTGATTCAGGAATCAGTCATCTGGCGGTCTTAAAAGACAAACCCGACACACACTGGCCGGCGGATCTTTATCTTGAGGGTTCCGACCAGCATCGGGGCTGGTTTCATTCCTCGCTCCTGACATCAATGGCCCTTTTTGATACACCACCCTACCGCAAGGTTCTGACACACGGATTTGTGGTCGATGGTCAAGGAAGAAAGATGTCAAAATCCCTCAAGAACGTCATCTCTCCTCTCGAAATCATTAACAAATACGGAGCGGAAATTCTGCGTCTTTGGGCTGCTTCCTCCGATTATCAGGAGGATATCCGTCTTTCGGAGCTTATCCTCTCCCAACTGGTCGAATCCTATCGAAAAATCCGCAATACATTTCGTTTTGTGGTATCCAATCTGTCAGACTTACCGGAAGATGAAGCCCGGCAAAACATTTGGGTACCGGAACAATCCCCCGACATCCTCGACCAATGGATCCTTTCTCTCTGGGAAACGACCAAGGAAAAGATTGTTCAGGCTTACAATGCATTCGAGTTCAGCCGTATCAGCCAACTTGCCGGACAGTTTTGTTCTGTCAGTCTCTCGGCACATTATTTCGACATGATCAAGGATCGTCTTTACACGGCCATCCCGGACAGTGCCGAACGAAGATATACTCAGGCAACGATGCGTCAGATCGCACAGGAACTTCTCCTCTGTCTTTCCCCCATTTTGGTCTTCACGACAGACGAGCTGGAGCCCTATCTGTTTGGTAAAAAATCAAAAGACTTTTCCGTGCACTTTGCCCCCTTTCCTCCCTCCCGAAAAACAAGAATCAATCCATCCCTCGAATCAAAAATGGAGCAACTTCTTGCATTTCGAGGTGAAATTGGTCAAATGATGGATGAACTGAAAAAAGCGAAATCCATTGGATCCGGTCTGGAAACGCAGGTCTTTCTCTCCGGAAATATTTCCGGAAACGAAGGATTAAAGAATTTTTCTGAAAATTTTCTATCGACGTTTTTGATCGTTTCCGATGTCCATATTGGCCATACCACTCCCCCAGAGCCTCTGGCAAGTCGGGACAGTGAAACTTTTCCGGGAGTCCGAATTATTCTCCGTCTGGCTTCAGGACAAAAATGCGAACGTTGCTGGACATTTTCAGAGTCAACATCGGACAACCCTGAAAAATGGCCCATCTGTTCCCGATGCTATCCAGTCGTCCAGTGGTGGACTCAAAAAATAATCCTCGACAACGACGGTAACCCGACTGTCCCTCATACCACGGACCACGAAGGACAACCTCTCAAGTGATCTCAAATATCTCCAGCAAAACAGCCCTCTCTCCGAGATGGTCTTTATACTTTACTTTAGTTTTCCTCATCTTTGTGATCGATCAGGGTACCAAAAAAATCATTCAGGGCCGACTTCTTGAAGGCGAATCCTTGACCGTGATACCCCATTATTTCCATGTCGTATCCGTCCGGAATACAGGCATTGTTTTTGGTCTTTTTCAGGACCCCGATGGATGGGTTCATCGTTTGATTTTTATTGTTCTGACCATTGCAGCGATCGTGTTAATCCTATATTATAGTTATAGGAGAAAAAGGG
Encoded here:
- the lspA gene encoding signal peptidase II; the encoded protein is MISNISSKTALSPRWSLYFTLVFLIFVIDQGTKKIIQGRLLEGESLTVIPHYFHVVSVRNTGIVFGLFQDPDGWVHRLIFIVLTIAAIVLILYYSYRRKRECGLEFYPLSIILGGALGNLSDRILKGRVVDFLDFSFHGHHWPAFNVADSAIVVGVLFLLLIQFSAQTDPNSSSRDSSP